The following coding sequences lie in one Thalassoglobus polymorphus genomic window:
- a CDS encoding TadE/TadG family type IV pilus assembly protein, with translation MISQSATINHSQFPSVYHSRLRRGVVVLETILVLPILFICLLAIIEFGILFQVSQQVSFASRVGVKLAAESSRTSAENPWLENFNDESAMPGPPFGESLKERVDELLANGSLSESCQVIMEHNVAGVMNTVQVYPAVAPAGCVCEPQGGGLPLTNEHVRVTVCVPFSGNVPNLLATFGLDLSDVTISHSTVFRYERPAIPSGFVWSVGTDASDSLNIRPAILNEISAGPAWSEQTTPGTYTGTHSAVDFVDNMNGWAVGTGEFGDPLMPDVLPVVVRTIDGGASWTLQTFPDDGALVDVDFLDSMVGFAIGSEVGSLFPLVMRTTTGGDMWDTRNNVGAAGGVLNAVDFVDSSNGWFVGTNAGNAYVLSSADGAGSFTDVSPVGVVGVLNDVDFIDTTTGWAVGSDGAVPTIIKTTTGGVGVGAWVSQPLPALPSPILAGSLLSVDFVDAMNGWAVGQEVSGLNTVTLILSTSDGGATWARQTHPVSVGTLNSVDFIDANTGYAVGTNNLSAPLVAPYILKTINGGASWEIQTPPTPLGTLLDVSYGPQADE, from the coding sequence GTGATTTCCCAGAGCGCGACTATCAATCACTCCCAATTTCCATCTGTGTATCATTCTCGCCTACGCAGAGGAGTTGTGGTTTTAGAGACGATACTCGTCTTGCCCATCTTGTTCATCTGCCTGCTCGCAATTATCGAGTTCGGGATTCTCTTTCAGGTGAGTCAGCAGGTCTCGTTCGCCAGTCGAGTCGGGGTCAAGCTCGCTGCTGAATCAAGTCGAACATCGGCAGAGAATCCGTGGCTGGAAAATTTCAATGATGAGTCAGCGATGCCGGGACCTCCATTTGGAGAGTCTTTGAAAGAACGAGTCGATGAGCTACTTGCCAACGGCAGCTTAAGCGAATCATGTCAGGTCATCATGGAACACAATGTCGCGGGAGTCATGAATACCGTGCAGGTCTATCCTGCTGTGGCTCCGGCGGGCTGCGTTTGTGAGCCACAAGGAGGAGGATTACCTTTAACAAATGAACACGTTCGAGTGACCGTTTGTGTTCCCTTTTCTGGCAATGTACCGAATTTGCTCGCAACGTTTGGTTTAGATCTGTCTGACGTAACGATTTCACACTCGACGGTTTTTCGATATGAGCGGCCAGCGATTCCGTCGGGATTTGTCTGGTCAGTCGGCACTGATGCGAGCGATTCTCTAAACATCCGTCCCGCAATTCTTAACGAAATCTCAGCAGGTCCCGCCTGGTCGGAGCAGACAACTCCCGGAACATACACCGGCACTCATTCTGCTGTTGATTTTGTTGATAACATGAATGGCTGGGCAGTCGGTACTGGAGAATTCGGTGATCCGTTAATGCCGGATGTCTTGCCAGTCGTTGTCAGAACGATAGACGGCGGAGCAAGCTGGACGCTTCAAACATTTCCTGATGATGGAGCTCTTGTCGATGTTGATTTCCTTGATTCAATGGTCGGGTTTGCGATCGGGTCGGAAGTCGGATCATTATTCCCGCTCGTGATGAGAACAACAACTGGCGGAGACATGTGGGATACGCGTAACAACGTTGGTGCAGCTGGTGGTGTTCTGAATGCTGTCGATTTTGTTGATTCAAGTAATGGATGGTTTGTTGGTACCAACGCTGGGAATGCGTACGTTCTTTCATCCGCAGACGGAGCAGGAAGCTTCACTGATGTTTCACCTGTAGGAGTAGTTGGTGTTCTGAATGATGTCGACTTTATAGACACAACTACAGGTTGGGCAGTTGGGTCTGATGGAGCTGTTCCAACGATTATTAAAACCACAACTGGTGGAGTAGGTGTTGGAGCCTGGGTCTCACAGCCGCTACCTGCATTACCATCGCCAATTCTCGCGGGATCACTGCTTTCAGTTGATTTTGTTGATGCCATGAACGGTTGGGCTGTCGGTCAAGAGGTTTCAGGCCTGAATACTGTCACCTTAATTCTTTCGACATCGGATGGAGGTGCAACCTGGGCTCGGCAGACGCACCCAGTATCAGTAGGAACTTTGAATTCCGTTGATTTCATTGATGCGAATACCGGCTACGCCGTTGGCACAAACA
- a CDS encoding DUF3592 domain-containing protein, giving the protein MHDDPGAELAPLNYWAITILGWTCAVAAPFLLVMTSWWHYRATASESWPSVPGFLTSVEVTKSNTFVKRQGLKKVQTVSVRYSYEVDGKLFEAEKINVNRAEYRTAAGKGYGFKRTNDVRNPMAVTVYYNPSNPADAALTPGKTSKETFFFYITLIVLILAPVSLYILRDEYKWAVKTHPPEKKPKSKRTSRQ; this is encoded by the coding sequence ATGCATGATGACCCTGGAGCCGAACTTGCACCTCTGAATTATTGGGCGATAACAATCTTGGGATGGACATGTGCTGTCGCCGCACCCTTTTTGTTAGTTATGACTTCCTGGTGGCATTATCGGGCTACAGCCTCGGAGTCATGGCCCAGCGTTCCCGGATTTCTCACGTCTGTGGAGGTCACAAAATCGAACACTTTCGTGAAACGTCAAGGATTAAAAAAAGTACAGACTGTTTCCGTGCGTTACAGCTATGAAGTCGATGGCAAGCTTTTTGAGGCAGAGAAAATTAATGTCAATCGTGCCGAGTACCGAACAGCAGCTGGAAAGGGCTACGGTTTCAAGAGAACTAACGATGTCAGAAACCCGATGGCAGTGACAGTTTACTACAATCCTTCGAATCCTGCAGACGCTGCTTTAACCCCCGGGAAAACCTCGAAAGAGACTTTCTTCTTCTACATTACCCTCATTGTGTTGATACTTGCGCCCGTGAGCTTGTACATCCTCAGAGATGAATACAAATGGGCGGTGAAAACTCACCCCCCCGAGAAGAAGCCAAAATCAAAACGTACTTCAAGGCAGTGA
- a CDS encoding DUF1559 domain-containing protein yields MPTHHPSSPTSPRQMPRKKGFTLIELLVVIAIIAILVALLLPAVQQAREAARRTQCKNNLKQIGLAFHNYHDVYKMFPDGGNDARGTTPGTFAGNSCNDCCNANSRAHWNWMYQILPQIEQSNLYNEPDDNVIYQTGVATFNCPSRRAPGVYGSSAKADYAGNAGDALTAYNGAMNRRGCNTARPVRMADLLDGTSNTLLVAEKQTNPLNFGGSGGDNEPWVNSGWDQDQVRAGGPATHPMSDYDHPAEPPTHWSSRFGSIHPGVFQGVLGDGSVRTMSFNLDAEVFRRVCVRNDGEVVSDF; encoded by the coding sequence ATGCCTACCCATCATCCCAGTTCACCAACATCTCCTCGCCAAATGCCACGGAAAAAAGGTTTCACACTGATCGAGCTATTGGTGGTCATTGCGATCATAGCGATTTTAGTCGCGTTGCTTTTGCCTGCCGTTCAACAAGCCCGAGAAGCCGCCCGCAGAACTCAATGTAAAAACAATCTCAAACAGATCGGACTTGCCTTCCACAACTATCACGATGTTTACAAAATGTTCCCTGATGGAGGAAATGACGCCAGAGGGACAACTCCGGGGACCTTCGCTGGAAACTCATGCAACGACTGCTGTAACGCGAATAGTCGAGCACATTGGAACTGGATGTATCAGATCTTGCCACAGATTGAACAGTCAAATCTGTACAACGAACCCGACGACAATGTGATCTATCAAACAGGTGTCGCGACCTTCAACTGCCCTAGCCGAAGAGCACCGGGGGTGTATGGCTCTAGTGCTAAAGCTGACTACGCTGGAAATGCTGGTGATGCACTGACTGCGTATAACGGAGCGATGAATCGACGTGGTTGTAACACAGCTAGACCTGTCCGAATGGCCGACTTGCTAGACGGAACTTCCAACACGCTGCTTGTCGCGGAGAAACAAACAAATCCGCTCAACTTCGGTGGTTCCGGTGGGGATAATGAACCATGGGTCAACTCTGGTTGGGATCAGGATCAAGTTCGTGCCGGAGGTCCCGCGACTCATCCAATGTCGGATTATGATCATCCGGCCGAACCGCCAACTCACTGGAGTTCTCGATTTGGTTCAATTCACCCTGGTGTTTTCCAAGGGGTTCTCGGTGACGGCTCAGTACGCACGATGTCATTCAACTTGGACGCCGAAGTGTTCCGACGGGTTTGCGTCCGGAATGATGGAGAAGTGGTGAGCGACTTCTAG